A single Candidatus Palauibacter australiensis DNA region contains:
- a CDS encoding putative addiction module antidote protein → MSGETYTPWDSAEFLDDDEARLEYLKAALAENDPEYFAKAVGNVARAMGMTTVARGARLGRPSLYKSLSGERDPRLGTVMRVLDALGVRLTVAPGSV, encoded by the coding sequence GTGAGCGGAGAGACCTATACGCCTTGGGACAGCGCCGAGTTTCTCGATGACGACGAAGCGCGCCTCGAATACCTGAAGGCCGCGCTGGCGGAGAACGACCCGGAGTATTTTGCGAAGGCGGTGGGCAACGTCGCCCGCGCCATGGGCATGACCACGGTCGCCCGGGGGGCTCGACTGGGCCGCCCGAGCCTGTACAAGTCGCTATCCGGCGAGCGTGATCCGCGGCTCGGTACGGTAATGAGGGTTCTCGACGCGCTGGGTGTTCGCCTCACCGTCGCGCCCGGATCCGTCTGA
- a CDS encoding PspA/IM30 family protein: MGVLDRLSRLIRSNLNDLIARAENPEKMLTTIIEDMRRQLAQAKQEVAVAIADERKLRAQFEESRSTAQEWERRARLAIREGRDDLARQALVRGQEHAEHARELETQWQNHRAETEKLKDSLRQLNAKIEEAKRKKNLLIAKQKRAEAQKRIHDTMQGLHDKSAFRAFDQMTERIEQAERQALASAEVTEELTGDTLLSEFKALEAGGDAAVEDRLLEMKASMGLLPSAEPEEVKALGSGEDAGAAADAGADADSAGAAGDAEEIPEAELLELLGESGETERAGSE, from the coding sequence ATGGGTGTCCTTGACCGACTTTCCCGGCTGATTCGATCGAACCTCAACGACCTCATCGCTCGGGCCGAGAACCCCGAGAAGATGCTCACCACGATCATCGAGGACATGCGCCGCCAGCTCGCCCAGGCGAAGCAGGAGGTGGCGGTCGCGATCGCCGACGAGCGCAAGCTGCGGGCGCAGTTCGAGGAGTCGCGCTCGACGGCGCAGGAGTGGGAACGGCGGGCGCGGCTCGCGATCCGTGAGGGCCGCGACGACCTCGCGCGCCAGGCGCTCGTGCGCGGGCAGGAGCACGCGGAGCACGCGCGCGAGCTGGAGACGCAGTGGCAGAACCACCGCGCCGAGACCGAGAAGCTCAAGGACTCGCTGCGGCAACTGAACGCGAAGATCGAGGAGGCGAAGCGCAAGAAGAATCTCCTCATCGCGAAGCAGAAGCGCGCGGAGGCCCAGAAGCGCATCCACGACACGATGCAGGGGCTCCACGACAAGAGCGCCTTCCGCGCCTTCGATCAGATGACGGAGAGGATCGAGCAGGCGGAGCGCCAGGCGCTCGCGAGCGCGGAGGTCACCGAGGAACTCACCGGCGACACGCTCCTCAGCGAGTTCAAGGCGCTGGAGGCGGGGGGCGACGCCGCCGTGGAGGACCGGCTGCTGGAGATGAAGGCCTCCATGGGCCTCCTCCCCTCCGCCGAGCCCGAGGAGGTGAAGGCGCTCGGTTCGGGCGAGGACGCGGGGGCCGCGGCGGATGCCGGGGCGGATGCGGATAGCGCCGGCGCCGCGGGTGACGCGGAAGAGATCCCCGAGGCGGAACTCCTCGAGCTGCTGGGCGAGTCCGGCGAGACGGAGCGGGCCGGGAGCGAATGA
- a CDS encoding CesT family type III secretion system chaperone, which produces MLNREDIESFLIRTEADYQELDEGLWIVHPNGASAERQPRVLVNYQPPVLVCRADIRDLPVDDEDQLALYRRLLELNAVDLIHGAYGLENGEVILSDTLELENLDFSEFRATLESLTLALTSHWDSLTADISTD; this is translated from the coding sequence ATGCTGAACAGAGAGGACATAGAGAGCTTCCTCATCCGCACGGAAGCGGACTACCAGGAACTCGACGAAGGACTGTGGATCGTCCACCCCAACGGTGCGAGCGCGGAGCGGCAGCCGAGGGTCCTGGTGAACTACCAGCCGCCCGTCCTCGTGTGCCGCGCGGACATCCGCGACCTCCCGGTCGACGACGAGGACCAGCTTGCACTCTACCGGAGGCTCCTGGAGCTGAATGCGGTGGACCTCATCCACGGGGCCTACGGCCTCGAGAACGGAGAGGTCATCCTGAGCGACACGCTGGAACTGGAGAACCTCGACTTCTCGGAGTTCCGCGCCACGCTGGAGAGCCTCACCCTCGCGCTGACCTCCCATTGGGACAGCCTCACCGCCGACATATCCACCGACTGA
- a CDS encoding type II toxin-antitoxin system RelE/ParE family toxin produces the protein MGYNPSSVEYTVVKSGTFRRWLKSLRDRRALARIVVRIERVVEGNFGDHRSVGGGVGELRIDVGGGYRIYYTIRNNAVVILLCGGDKSSQQRDIERARRMAGEL, from the coding sequence ATGGGATACAATCCTTCTTCCGTAGAATACACCGTCGTCAAGAGCGGGACGTTTCGCCGATGGCTGAAGAGCCTGCGCGACAGGCGGGCCCTTGCGCGGATCGTCGTTCGCATCGAGCGCGTCGTCGAGGGCAACTTCGGCGACCACCGGTCGGTTGGGGGCGGGGTCGGCGAACTTCGGATCGACGTAGGCGGGGGCTACCGAATCTACTACACGATTCGGAACAACGCCGTGGTCATCCTGTTGTGCGGCGGCGACAAGTCGAGTCAACAAAGGGACATCGAACGCGCCCGGCGAATGGCGGGCGAACTCTAA